CCCCGTTGACCCCATTATGTCCCCATTATGTCCCCATTATGTCCTCATTGACCCCATTGGGTCCCCATTGTCCCCATTATGTCCCCATTATGtccccattgaccccattaagtccccattgaccccattgtCCCCATTATGtccccattgaccccattggGTCCCCATTGTCCCCATTATGTCCCCATTGACCCCATAGAGtccccattgaccccattgaccccattgaccccattggCTCCCCATCGGGtccccattgaccccattgggtccccattgaccccattggCCCCATTGGTtccccattgaccccattgggtccccattgaccccattgtGTCCCCATTGTCCCCATTATCCCCATCAGCCCCATTTTCCCCTGATTTCACCCCAATTTCTCCTGTCCAGGGCCTGCCCCCCGGGCGCTCGGTGACGGAGCTGGAGCTGCGCACCTTCCTCCAGCGCTGGAGCCCCGCCCacggccccgcccccgccctCATTTACATGCGAGACCCCGCCTTCCTCCGGTAAGGGCGGGGACAGGGGGCGGGGCCACCATCGGAAAGGGGAGGGGCTAAAAACGGGGGGCCTGGCCACCAAAAGGGGGTTGGGCCACCACGTAGAGGGTGTGGCCACCATACAGGGGGCGTGGCCACCACCAAAAAGGGGCGTGGCCACCACCTAGGGGGTGTGGTCACCATACAGGGGGCGTGGCCACCAACCCAAAGGGGCGTGGTCACCCAAAAGGGGCCGTGGTTACCACAAAGGGGTGTGGTCTCCCCAAAGGAGGCGTGGCCACCACCTAGGGGGTGTGGCCACCACCCAAAGGGGCGTGGTCACCACCCAAAGGGGGCGTGGCCAGCACCCAGGGGGGGTGGCCACCACCTCAGAGGGCGTGGACACCACCTAGGGGGCGTGGCCATCACCTTAGAGGGGCGTGGTCACCACAGAGGGGGCGTGGCCACAACCAAGGGGGCGTGGCCACCACCTAAAGGGGCGTGGCCACCCAAAAGGGGGGGCGTGGCCACCAACCAGGGGGCGTGGCCACCACCCTAGTGGGGCACGGCCACCAGCCGCGCGGGGGGGGCGTGGTTAATCCCGGGGAAGGGGGCGTGGCCCGGagggagggggcgtggcctgaTCCAGCCAATGGGGGCGCAGGGAGGTGCCCGAGGACCGGCGGGGCGACTACGGGGCGGAGTcggcggaggcggcggccaTGATGGCGGCGCTGAAGGCGGAGCTTAAGGAGCACCCGGGGGTGGCGGCCGTCAGGAGGTGACGTCATCAAGGGGGCGGTGACGTCATCAAGGGGGCGGTGACGTCATCAGGGGGGCGGTGACATCATCACGGGGGCGGTGACGTCATCGGGGGGGCCCTGATGCCCTCTGGGGTCTGCGGGGTCCTCGATGGCCCAATGGGGTCGCCAAGACCCTATGGGGTTCCTCGAGATCCTATTGGCTGTCCCGAGATCCTATGGGGTCCCCCAAGCCCCCATTGGTCCCCCAAGCCCCTATGGGGTCCCCCAAGCCCCTATAGGGTCCCCAAGCCCCTTTGGGGTCCCCAACGTCCCCTTGTGTCCCCAAGACCCCATTGGGTTTCCCAAGACCCCATTGGCTTTCCCAAGACCCCATTGGCTTCCCCAAGCCCCCATTGGTCCCCCAAGCCCCTATGGGGTCCCCAAGCCCCTATGGGGTCCCCAAGCCCCTATAGGGTCCCCAACATCCCCTTGTGTCCCCAAGACCCTATAGGGTTCGCCAAGACCCCATTGAGTTCCTCAACATCCCATTGGCTTCCCCAAGACCCCGTTGGGTTCCCCAAGCCCCCATTGGTCCCCCAAGCCCCTATGGGGTCCCCCAAGCCCCTATGGGGTCCCCAAGGCCCTATAGGGTCCCCAACGCCCCCTTGTGTCCCCAAGACCCCATTGGTCCCCCAAGACCCCATTGGGTTCCTCAACATCCCATTGGCTTTCCCAAGACCCCGTTGGGTTTCCCAAGACCCCATTGGTCCCCCAAGCCCCTATGGGGTCCCCAAGCCCCTATGGGGTCCCCATCGTCCCCTTTTGTCCCCAAGACCCTATAGGGTTTCCCAAGACCCCATTGGGTTTACCAAGACCCCGTTGGCTTTCCCAAGACCCCATTGGCTTCCCCAAGCCCCCATTGGTCCCCCAAGCCCCTATGGGGTCCCCCAAGCCCCTATGGGGTCCCCCAAGGCCCTATGGGGTCCCCCAAGCCCCTATAGGGTCCCCAAAACCCCATTGGTCCCCCAAGACCCCATTGGGTTCCTCAACATCCCATTGGCTTTCCCAAGACCCCGTTGGGTTTCCCAAGACCCCGTTGGGTTTCCCAAGACCCCGTTGGCTTCCCCAAGCCCCTATGGGGTCCCCAAGACCCTATGGGGTCCCCAAGACCCCATTGGGTTCGCCAAGACCCTATAGGGTTCGCCAAGACCCCATTGGCTTTCCCAAGACCCCGTTGGGTTTCCCAAGCCCCCATTGGTCCCCCAAGCCCCTATGGGGTCCCCAAGCCCCTATGGGGTCCCCAAGCCCCTTTGGGGTCCCCAAGACCCCATTGAATCCCCCAAGACCCTATAGGGACCCCAAGACCCCATTGAGTTCCTCAACATCCCATTGGCTTTCCCAAGACCCCGTTGGCTTCCCCAAGCCCCCATTGGTCCCCCAAGCCCCTATGGGGTCCCCAAGCCCCTTTGGGGTCCCCAAGACCCCATTGAATCCCCCAAGACCCTATAGGGACCCCAAGACCCTTTAGGGACCCCAAGACCCTATAGGGTTCCTTGATGTCCCATTGGCTTTCCCAAGACCCCGTTGGGTTCCCCAAGCCCCCATTGGTCCCCCAAGCCCCTATGGGGTCCCCAAGGCCCTATGGGGTCCCCAAGACCCCATTGAGTCCCCCAAGCCCCTATAGGGTCCCCAACGTCCCCTTGTGTCCCCAAGACCCCATAGGGTTCGCCAAGACCCCGTTGGGTTTCCCAAGACCCCATTGGCTTCCCCAAGACCCCATTGGGTTTCCCAAGCCCCCATTGGTCCCCCAAGCCCCTATAGGGTCCCCAAGCCCCTATAGGGTCCCCAAGCCCCTTTGGGGTCCCCAACGTCCCCTTGTGTCCCCAAGACCCTATAGGGTTCGCCAAGACCCCGTTGGGTTTCCCAAGACCCCATTGGCTTCCCCAAGCCCCCATTGGTCCCCCAAGCCCCTATGGGGTCCCGCAAGCCCCTATGGGGTCCCCAAGCCCCTTTGGGGTCCCCAAGACCCCATTGAATCCCCCAAGACCCTATAGGGACCCCAAGACCCCATAGGGTTCGCCAAGACCCCATTGGCTTTCCCAAGACCCCGTTGGGTTTCCCAAGCCCCCATTGGTCCCCCAAGCCCCTATGGGATCCCCCAAGCCCCTATGGGGTCCCCCAAGCCCCTATGGGGTCCCCAAGCCCCTATGGGGTCCCCAAGCCCCTATAGGGTCCCCAACGTCCCCTTGTGTCCCCAAGACCCCATTGGTCCCCCAAGACCCCATTGGGTTCCTCAACATCCCATTGGCTTTCCCAAGACCCCGTTGGGTTTCCCAAGATCCCATTGGTCCCCCAAGCCCCTATGGGGTCCCCCAAGCCCCTATGGGGTCCCCAAGACCCCATTGAATCCCCCAAGACCCTATAGGGACCCCAAGACCCTATAGGATTCCTCGATGTCCCATTGGCTTTCCCAAGACCCCGTTGGGTTTCCCAAGCCCCCATTGGTCCCCCAAGCCCCTATGGGATCCCCCAAGCCCCTATGGGGTCCCCCAAGCCCCTATAGGGTCCCCAAAACCCCATTGGTCCCCCAAGACCCCATTGGGTTCCTCAACATCCCATTGGCTTTCCCAAGACCCCGTTGGGTTTCCCAAGCCCCCATTGGTCCCCCAAGCCCCCATTGGTCCCCCAAGCCCCTATGGGGTCCCCCAAGCCCCTATGGGGTCCCCAAGTCCCTTTGGGGTCCCCAACGTCCCCTTTTGTCCCCAAGACCCCATTGGGTTCCTCAACATCCCATTGGCTTTCCCAAGACCCCGTTGGGTTCCCCAAGCCCCCATTGGTCCCCCAAGCCCCTATGGGGTCCCCCAAGGCCCTATGGGGTCCCCAAGCCCCTATAGGGTCCCCAACGTCCCCTTGTGTCCCCAAGACCCCATTGTGTCCCCAAGACCCCATAGGGTTCGCCAAGACCCTATAGGGTTCGCCAAGACCCCATTGGGTTCCCCAAGCCCCCATTGGCTTCCCCAAGCCCCCATTGGTCCCCCAAGCCCCTATGGGGTCCCCCAAGCCCCTATGGGGTCCCCAAGACCCCATTGAAACCCCCAAGACCCTATAGGGACCCCAAGACCCTATAGGGACCCCAAGACCCCATAGGGTTCGCCAAGACCCCGTTGGCTTCCCCAAGCCCCCATTGGTCCCCCAAGCCCCCATTGGTCCCCCAAGCCCCTATGGGGTCCCCCAAGCCCCTATGGGGTCCCCAAGCCCCTATGGGGTCCCCAAGGCCCCCTTGTGTCCCCCCCTATAGCTACGGGTGCCGCTGGGAGgccggggagctgcggggccTGGAGGCCTTCGTGGAGCGCGTGGTGGCCGACGTCTGGGCCCTGCTGCAGCGTCACTTCCTGCAGGTGCGTGACGTCATCGCCCGGGCCCCGTGACGTCACTTCCTGCCGGCGGTGAGGTCATCAgcgaggccccgcccccttcctcttttttcccgCCAGGGCCCCCCGCCCTCCCTGCAGGAGGCCTTCCTGGCCGCCAAGATGGCCGCCGGCAGCGCCCGCCACCGCCTGGTGGCCGCCACGGCCGCCGCCATCCAAGATGGCCGCCACAGCCGCCTGCTGGTCACCGGGGAGCCCGGCGACGGCCGCACCGTCTTCCTGGTGGGCCCGCCGCCATATATGGGCAAAGGGGAGGGGCTTAAAGGGAGCTATAGCCAGGAGATTTCCATATATGGGCAAAGGGGAGGGGCTTAAAGGAGCTATAGCCAGGAGATTTCCATATATGGGCAAAGGGGAGGGGCTTCTGGGGAGTGGTGGCCTTATATGGGCAAAGGGGAGGGGCTTCTGGGGGGTGGTGGCCTTATATGGGCAAAGGGGAGGGGCTTCCGGGGAGCTAGAGTGGTGTATTTCCATATATGGGCAAAGGGGAGGGGCTTCCAGGTGGGATATGGAGGGTTGTAACCTTATATGGGCAAATGGGAGGGGCTTCTGGGGAGTGGAAGTGGGACAATGACCATATATGGGCAAAAGGGAGGGGCTTCCAGGGAGGAATAGCCGGTAGGTTTCCATATATGGGCAAAGGGGAGGGGCCTCTGGAGGAGATATGGGGGGTGGTGACCTTATATGGGCAAAGGGGAGGGACTTCCGGGGAGCTAGGGTGGGGTGTTTCCATATATGGGCAAAGGGGAGGGGCTTCCAGGGAGGAATAGCTGGTAGATTTCCATATATGGGCAAAGGGGAGGGGCTTCTGGGGAGTAATGGACAGAAATTTTCCATATATGGGCAAAGGGGAGGGGCTTCCGGGGAGATAGAGTGGTGTATTTCCATATATGAGCAAGGGGGAGGGGCTTCCGGGTGGGATATGGAGGATCATGACCTTATATGGGCAAATGGGAGGGGCTTCTGGGGAGTGGAAGTGGGACGATGACCATATATGGGCAAAGGGGAGGGGCTTCCAGGGAGGAATAGCTGGTAGATTTCCATATATGGGCAAAGGGGAGGGGCTTCTGGGGAGTAATGGACAGAAATTTTCCATATATGGGCAAAGGGGAGGGGCTTCCGGGGAGATAGAGTGGTGTATTTCCATATATGAGCAAGGGGGAGGGGCTTCCGGGTGGGATATGGAGGATCATGACCTTATATGGGCAAATGGGAGGGGCTTCTGGGGAGTGGAAGTGGGACGATGACCATATATGGGCAAAGGGGAGGGGCTTCCAGGGAGGAATAGCTGGTATATTTCCATATATGGGCAAAGGGGAGGGGCTTCTGGGGAGCGGAAGTGGGACGATGACCATATATGGGCAAAGGGGAAGGGCTTCCAGGGAGGAATAGACAAAGGATTTCCATATATGGGCAAAGGGGAGGGGCTTCTGGAGGAGATATGGGGGGTGGTGACCTTATCTGGGCAAAGGGGAGGGGCTTAAAGGGAGCTATAGCCAGTAGATTTCCATATATGGGCAAAGGGGAGGGGCTTCTGGGGATTTGAACTGTACCAATGACCATATAAGGACAAAGGGGAGGGGCTTCAGTGGGGAATAACCACCCGTTGACCATATAAGGACAAAGGGGCGGGGCTTCCGGTTGGGTTACTACAGACCCCACGCCCATATATGGCCATAATCCCGCCCTACCCCCTTATAAGGCCGAGTGGGCGTGGCCTaacccctccccctccccctcccatAGGCCGCCCTGGTGGGCGCCCTGcgccaggccccgcccccttcCCCCCGCAGGCCCCGCCCCCGCTGCCTGCCGGCCTATCACTTCGCGGGGGCGCGGCCCGACCAAGCCGACGCCCGATTGGCCCTCGCCCACCTCTGCGCCCAATTGGCCCGCCTCCGAGGCCACGCCCCCCCGGGAGACCACGCCCCCCCGGGAGACCACACCCACTCCGGAGGCCACGCCCACCAAGGCCACACCCCCCTGGAGGGCACCAGCTACGGGtgaggccccgccccctccccctaGCCCCGCCCCCTTCGCCTGTAGCCCCGCCCACTCTCATTTCGGCCCCGCCCCCAGGTCGCTGAGGCTCCGCCTCCTCTCGCTCctggccacgccccctccccgcgGGCTCCGCCTCGTCCTAGTGGTCGACGACCCGGGGGCGCTGCACGAGGGCGGGGCCCCGCGCCGCGATTGGCTGCCCGCCACGCTGCCGCCGGTAAGGGGGCGGGGCTAAAAGGGGGGCGTAATCCGGGGGGGAGGGGCCATAATCTGGGGGGGAGGGGCCATAATCTGGGGGGGTGGGGTCATAATATGGATGGGCGGGGCCATAATCCGGGTGGGCGGGGCCATAATATTGGGGGGTGGGGCCATAATCCGGGGGGACGGGGCCATAATCTGGGTGGGAGGTGTCATAATCTTGGGGGCGGGGCCATAATACGGGTGGGCGGGGCCATAATCTTGGGGGATGGGGCCATAGTCTGGGTGGGCGGGGCATAATTCGGGTGGGCGGGGCCATAATCCGGGGGAATGGACCATAATCCGGGTGGGCAGGGCCATAATCCGGGTGGGCGGGGACATAATATGGGTGGGCGGGGCCATAATCCGGGTGGGCGGGGCCATAATCCGGGGGGTGAACCATAATCTGGGTGGGCGGGGCCATAATCCGGGTGGGCGGGGCCATAATATGGGGGGGTGGGGTCATAATCCGGGTGGGCGGGGCCTTTATCAGGGTGGGCGGGGCCATAATATGGGGGGGTGGGGCATAATATGGGTGGGCGGGGCCATAATCTAGGTGGGCAGGGTCATAATCCGGGTGGGCGGGGCCATAATCCGGGTGGGCGGGGCCATAATCTGGCCATACCATGCTATACCGGGGCCGTAATCCAAGGGGGAGGAGCCACCAATCACCTGACCCCGCCCCCCTTCTTCCCCATCCAATCAGCGGGTGACCCTGGTGCTGAGCGCCCCCACGCCCCGCCCAGGCCACGCCCCCTGGGAGGAAGTGGGCGGGGCCTGGCACCACCTGCCCCTGgggccgctgccccccggcgACCGCGCCCGGCTCCTGGAGGCGGAGCTTAAGCGGAGTGGGCGGAGCCTGGAGCCCGACCAGGTGGGTAGGCCACGCCCCTTAATCCCGGGAGCCCCGCCCATTGGCTAATCCCGCTGGATGACGTCATCGGTGACGTCACCCCTAGGTGCGGCGGGTGCTGGCCAAGGGCGGGGCCCGGCAGCCGCTCTACCTCAAGCTCCTATTGGCCGAGCTCGGCGCCTTCGCCCGCCATGAGGACgtaagccccgccccctcccctaCGAGCCACGCCCACTCCCTAAACCCCGCACCCTTCCCGGCATCCCATCCCCGAACCCCCTCCGCCCAGATTATGGCCCCGCCCACCCGGATTATGGCCCCGCCCATACAGATTAAGACCCCGCCCACCCGGATTAAGACTCCGCCCACCCAGATTATGGCCCCTACCCCCGGATTATGACCCCGCCCACCCGGATTATGCCCTGCCCACCCATATTATGCCCCGCCCACCCAGATTATGGCCCCTAGCATCGGATTATGACCCCGCCCACCCGTATTATGACCCCGCCCACGCGGATAATGGCCCCGCCCACCCGGATTATGACCCCTCCCACCCAGATTATGACTTCTCCCACCGAGATTATGGCCCCTCCCACCCGGATTATGACCACGCCCACCCATATTATGACCCCGCCCACCCGGATTGTGACCCCGCCCACCCGGATTAAGCCCCTCCCACCCATATTATGGCCCCGCCCACCCGGATTACGCCGGATTACGccctcccccacccctccccccgccccctaATCCCCGCCCACCCCTACCCCATCCCCTAAGCCCCGCCCCCGGCCACGCCCCCCGAGACCACGCCCAACCCCGGAGGCCACGCCCACCGGATTGGCCCCGCCCCCAGGTGACCCAGGAGCTGGCCTCGGCCCCGCCCACCCTGCCGGGGCTGCTGGGCCGCCTCTTGCTCCGCCTCCAGCAGCGCCACGGCCCCGCCCTCGCCCTCTCATTGGCCGCCCTCGACGCCGCCCCCCACGGTGAGACACGCCCCCCTCGCGCCTTATATGGGCAGAGGGTGGGATTAAGGGGGCCTCGGCTCCATATATGGGCGGGAAATTTGCATAATCTGCATATCTAACACCGTTTATTTAATGTCTATGTCCATATATGGGCATCTCATTTGCATATATTAGCATATATTACCATATATGGGAAAGGGAGGGTTAATTCCATCTATAGTCACCCTCATTTGCATATATTAGTGTTTCATCGCCATATATGGGCATCTCCTTCTAATATACCACTTCCCCTTCCATATATGGACACCTCATTTGCATAAATTAGCATCCTCATTTGCATATCCACATTAGCTTGCCGTATATGGTCATTATGGGTAATTATGCGGGCAGCTCATTAGCATACGGCGCCAATTAAGCCTTACCATATAAGGACATCCAGCTGCCCTCCACAGCAACACCTCATTAGCATAAATCGAGGCTAATTTGCATATTAATTTgcatatttcagtgtttttttccatatatgGTAATTTTGCCCTTATTTGGTCGTTCCCCGCAGGCCTGGGggaggggcagctgctggccgTGCTGGGGGCGGGGCAGCGAGTGGGCGGGGCCACCCCCACGTGGGCGGAGGCAGCGGCGGCCGCTggccccgccccctgccccgccCCCCATTGGGCCCTGCTCCGGGACCTGCGCTGGTGAGGCCACGCCCCCTGCCCCTAAGCCCCGCCCCCTGTCCCTCCGTGGCCACGCCCACCCGGCCACGCTCCCTCCCGGCTTGGCCACGCCCCCTCCTGCTTGGCCACGCCCCCTCCTGACGTGGCCCCGCCCCTTTTCCCAGGCTCCTGGAGGCCTGCGGCTCCCCATTGGCCGCCCCAGGGGCCCGCCTCCACCTGGGCAGCTCCCCATTGGCCGAGGCCGCCCGGGCCTTCCTGGGGGCGGGGCCACGACGTCACTTCCGGGGCCACGCCCCCGACACGCCCAAGCTAGCCCGGATCCTATTGGCCGGTAAAATGGGGGCAAGGGGGCGGGGCTTAAAGGGGAAGGGGCGGGGTTTAAGGGCAGGGGGCGGGGTTTAGGGGCAGGGGGCATGGTTTAGGGGCAGGGGGCGTGGCGTGGAGCCCCTCAGCCAATCTCTGCCCTCCCTAGGGGCGGAGCTTCGCGCCGCCGACCCCCGATTGGACGGCAGCTTCGAGGGCGGGGCCGCCGAGAGCCTGGCGCTGCTGCCACGCCTCCTGGTGGGCGGGGCCtccggggggaggggggcggggcttaAAGGGGCCGGGGGCGTGGCTAAGGGGTTGTGGGCGTGGCCTAAGGGTGGTGGGCGTGGCCAAATGGTGGGCGGGGCTCCTGATATGGGTCCCtatggggcagggggtggggtTATAAGGGCAGGGGGCGGGGCTAAAGAGATGTGGGCGTGGTTAATGGATTGTGGGCGGGGCTAAGGGATTGTGGGCGTGGCCTATGGATGGTGGGCGTGGTCAAAGGCTGGGCGGGGCCTCCAATACCGGTCCCTatggggcagggggcggggTTATAAGGGCAGGGGGCGGGGCTAAAGGGTTGTGGGCGGGGCTACGGGTAAGGGGGAGGGGCTATGGGGTTGTGGGCGTGGCTAAGGGGTTGTGGGCGTGGTCTAAGGGTGGTGGGCGTGGCCTAAGGGTGGGCAGGGCTCCCGGTATCGATGTCTatggggcagggggcggggTTATAAGGGCAGGGGGCGGGGTTTTGGAGGCGGGGGGCGTGGCTACGGGCTTGTGGGCGTGGCTACGGGCTTGTGGGCGTGGCTAACCCCGTGGTGGGCGTGTCCTCCAGGCGGAGGCGGAGCTCTGGGCCCCGCTGTGGGGCCTCCTGCGCGGGGTCGGCTTCGTCCGCGCCCTGCTGGGGGCCGGGGCCCTCGGGGGGCTGCCCCACGGCGCCAGGGCCCTGAGTGAGTTGGGGGGCAGCTGTGGGGCGGGGGTGGGGGGATATGGGGTGGGtatggggtggttatggggtgGTTATGGAGTGGTtatggggtggttatggggcgatatggggtggttatggggtgctatggggcagctatggggcagggtggggtggttatggggcagctatggggcagctatggggcagggtggggggatatggggtgggtatggggcgctatggggtggttatggggtggttatggggcgatatggggtggttatggggtgctatggggcagctatggggcagggtggggtggttatggggcgctatggggcagctatggggcagggtggggggatatggggcgctatggggtggttatggggtggttatggggcgctatggggtGCTATGGGGCAGGGGTGGGGTGGttatggggcgctatggggcagctatggggcgggggtggggggatatggggcgctatggggcgctatggggtggttatggggcgctatggggtGCTATGGGGCAGGGGTGGGGTGGttatggggcgctatggggcgctatggggcagggtggggggaTATGGGGTGGGTATGGGGTGCtatggggtggttatggggtggttatggggtgctatggggcgctatggggcagctatggggcaggggtggggggATATGGGGTGGGTATGGGGTGGGtatggggtggttatggggcgatatggggtggttatggggcgctatggggcagctgtggggcagggtgggggggttatggggcagctatggggcagggtggggtgattatggggggatatggggcgctatggggcagcagtggggggatatggggcgctatggggtggttatggggcagctatggggcagggtggggtggttatggggcgctatggggcgctatggggcagggtggggtggttatggggcagctatggggcagctatggggcaggggtggggggatatggggtgggtatggggtggttatggggtggttatggggcgctatggggGGATATGGGGTGCTATGGGGCAGCTATGGGGCAGCTATGGGGCAGTTATGGGGCAGctatggggcgctatggggcagcagtggggggatatggggcgctatggggtggttatggggcagctatggggcagggtggggtggttatggggcgctatggggcgctatggggcagggtggggtggttatggggcagctatggggcagctatggggcaggggtggggggatatggggtgggtatggggtggttatggggtggttatggggcgctatggggggatatggggtgctatggggcagctatggggcagctatggggcagggtggggtgattatggggggatatggggcgctatggggcagcagtggggggatatggggcgctatggggtggttatggggcagc
Above is a genomic segment from Aythya fuligula isolate bAytFul2 unplaced genomic scaffold, bAytFul2.pri scaffold_54_arrow_ctg1, whole genome shotgun sequence containing:
- the TEP1 gene encoding telomerase protein component 1, with protein sequence MAALKAELKEHPGVAAVRSYGCRWEAGELRGLEAFVERVVADVWALLQRHFLQGPPPSLQEAFLAAKMAAGSARHRLVAATAAAIQDGRHSRLLVTGEPGDGRTVFLAALVGALRQAPPPSPRRPRPRCLPAYHFAGARPDQADARLALAHLCAQLARLRGHAPPGDHAPPGDHTHSGGHAHQGHTPLEGTSYGSLRLRLLSLLATPPPRGLRLVLVVDDPGALHEGGAPRRDWLPATLPPRVTLVLSAPTPRPGHAPWEEVGGAWHHLPLGPLPPGDRARLLEAELKRSGRSLEPDQVRRVLAKGGARQPLYLKLLLAELGAFARHEDVTQELASAPPTLPGLLGRLLLRLQQRHGPALALSLAALDAAPHGLGEGQLLAVLGAGQRVGGATPTWAEAAAAAGPAPCPAPHWALLRDLRW